The following proteins are encoded in a genomic region of Streptomyces sp. SLBN-31:
- a CDS encoding LacI family DNA-binding transcriptional regulator, whose product MAQSVGIKDVARAAGVSVGTVSNVINRPDTVATETRARVQSAIDRLGYVRSESARQLRAGRSRIMGLLVLDMGNPFFVDVARGAERAARDAGLGVMVCNSAQSAGEEAEYLSLFAEQRVRGVLLTPADATGRNIETFRRHNIPFVLVDRVAEGTTECSVSVDDVAGGALAVRHLVDAGHRSIAYVSGPPGLNQVRDRRTGALNALAEAGLGPDSLRELPTERLDVAAGRDAGARLLGLADRPTAVFCANDLLALGVLQAMYAAGITVPDDLAIVGYDDIEFAAAAAVPLTSVRQPAVTMGAMAAELLLEETEAETGTTRHEHRRVVLQPELVVRRSSLSAR is encoded by the coding sequence ATGGCCCAGTCGGTGGGTATCAAGGACGTCGCCCGTGCCGCCGGAGTCTCCGTCGGCACGGTGTCGAACGTGATCAACCGTCCGGACACGGTCGCCACGGAGACCCGGGCACGGGTGCAGTCCGCCATAGACCGGCTCGGCTACGTCCGCAGCGAGTCCGCGCGTCAGCTGCGCGCGGGCCGCAGCCGGATCATGGGGCTGCTCGTCCTCGACATGGGCAACCCGTTCTTCGTCGACGTCGCCCGCGGTGCCGAGCGCGCCGCGCGCGACGCCGGGCTCGGCGTGATGGTCTGCAACAGCGCGCAGAGCGCCGGCGAGGAGGCCGAGTACCTGTCGCTCTTCGCCGAGCAGCGGGTGCGGGGCGTGCTGCTGACCCCCGCCGACGCGACCGGCCGGAACATCGAGACCTTCCGGCGGCACAACATCCCCTTCGTCCTCGTCGACCGGGTCGCCGAGGGCACCACCGAGTGCTCGGTCTCCGTCGACGACGTGGCGGGCGGCGCCTTGGCCGTGCGCCACCTCGTCGACGCCGGGCACCGCTCCATCGCGTACGTCAGCGGCCCGCCCGGTCTCAACCAGGTCCGCGACCGCCGCACGGGCGCCCTGAACGCCCTCGCCGAGGCCGGTCTCGGCCCGGACAGTCTGCGCGAGCTGCCCACCGAGCGGCTCGACGTGGCCGCCGGCCGCGACGCGGGCGCCCGCCTGCTCGGCCTCGCCGACCGCCCCACCGCCGTCTTCTGCGCCAACGACCTGCTCGCCCTCGGCGTCCTGCAGGCCATGTACGCGGCCGGCATAACCGTCCCCGACGACCTCGCCATCGTCGGCTACGACGACATCGAGTTCGCGGCCGCGGCGGCCGTCCCCCTCACCTCCGTACGGCAGCCCGCCGTCACCATGGGCGCCATGGCCGCGGAGCTGCTGCTGGAGGAGACGGAGGCCGAGACCGGCACGACCCGGCACGAACACCGACGGGTCGTGCTCCAGCCGGAGCTCGTGGTACGGCGCTCCAGCCTCTCGGCCCGCTGA
- a CDS encoding pentapeptide repeat-containing protein yields the protein MQEGTVGRADLRGDCANCFGLCCVALPFAASADFALDKPAGTPCPNLRDDHRCGIHARLRQEGFTGCTVYDCFGAGQQVSQVTFGGRDWRTGPRERARRMFDVFPVVRQLHELLWYLTEALDLPAARPVHADLRRALEQTRELTRLTPEELAGLDVGAHRQQVNVLLLKTSELVRAGVRGRKKDRRGADLMGARLKGADLRGANLRGAYLIAADLTGADLRYADLIGADLRDADLSDADLTGAFFLTQPQLTAARGSEGTRLPGSVTRPVHWATRL from the coding sequence ATGCAAGAGGGGACCGTCGGCCGCGCCGACCTGCGCGGCGACTGCGCGAACTGCTTCGGACTGTGCTGTGTGGCCCTGCCCTTCGCGGCGTCCGCCGACTTCGCCCTCGACAAGCCGGCCGGCACCCCCTGCCCGAACCTCCGCGACGACCACCGCTGCGGCATCCACGCCCGCCTGCGCCAGGAGGGCTTCACCGGCTGCACGGTCTACGACTGCTTCGGCGCCGGCCAGCAGGTCTCGCAGGTCACGTTCGGCGGCCGGGACTGGCGCACGGGCCCGCGGGAGCGTGCCCGGCGGATGTTCGACGTGTTCCCCGTCGTCCGGCAGCTGCACGAACTGCTCTGGTACCTCACCGAGGCCCTCGACCTGCCCGCCGCCCGCCCGGTCCACGCCGACCTGCGCCGGGCCCTGGAGCAGACGCGGGAGCTCACCCGCCTGACCCCCGAGGAGCTCGCCGGTCTTGACGTCGGCGCCCACCGGCAGCAGGTCAACGTGCTTCTGCTCAAGACCAGCGAACTCGTCCGTGCGGGCGTCCGGGGCCGCAAGAAGGACCGCCGCGGGGCCGACCTCATGGGTGCCCGCCTCAAGGGCGCCGACCTGCGCGGTGCGAACCTGCGCGGCGCCTACCTCATCGCCGCCGACCTGACCGGCGCCGACCTGAGGTACGCGGACCTCATCGGCGCCGACCTGCGGGACGCCGACCTGTCCGACGCCGATCTGACCGGGGCGTTCTTCCTCACCCAGCCCCAGCTCACGGCGGCCCGGGGCAGCGAGGGCACCCGTCTGCCCGGCTCAGTCACGCGCCCCGTGCACTGGGCAACGCGGCTCTGA
- a CDS encoding cytochrome P450, whose amino-acid sequence MAETTTRPTLPGGFRSAEEGWPELHRIPHPPRRIPLLGDVLGVNRATPLQDSLRFARQLGPIYRRKAFNREFVFVWGADLVADLADESRFAKHVGLGVANLRPVAGDGLFTAYNHEPNWQLAHDVLAPGFSREAMAAYHPMMLEVAGRLTDHWDRERSAGRAVDVPGDMTKLTLETIARTGFGHDFGSFERDRPHPFVSAMVGTLSYAQRLNSVPFPALLRRAAQRNEADIAYLNRTVDDLVRARRAASGDGDLLDRMLETAHPETGERLSPENVRRQVITFLVAGHETTSGALSFALYYLARHPEIAARARAEVDRVWGDTAAPGYEQVAKLRYVRRILDESLRLWPTAPAYAREALEDTVLAGRHPMLRGAWTLVLTPMLHRDPAAWGADAERFDPDRFDPKAVRSRPAHTFKPFGTGARACIGRQFALHEATLVLGLLLRRYAFVPDPGYRLRVTERLTLMPDGLRLHLELPQVTAGATAAVEETPSEPRCPVHGARD is encoded by the coding sequence ATGGCGGAGACCACGACGAGGCCGACGCTGCCGGGCGGCTTCCGCAGTGCCGAAGAGGGCTGGCCGGAGCTGCACCGCATCCCGCACCCGCCGCGCCGGATCCCGCTGCTCGGGGACGTGCTCGGCGTCAACCGGGCCACTCCGCTCCAGGACTCCCTGCGCTTCGCGCGCCAGTTGGGGCCGATATACCGGCGCAAGGCGTTCAACCGGGAGTTCGTGTTCGTCTGGGGCGCCGATCTGGTGGCCGACCTCGCGGACGAGTCGCGGTTCGCCAAGCACGTGGGTCTCGGGGTGGCAAACCTGCGGCCGGTGGCCGGCGACGGGCTGTTCACGGCGTACAACCACGAGCCGAACTGGCAGCTCGCGCACGATGTGCTGGCCCCGGGGTTCAGCCGGGAGGCCATGGCGGCCTACCACCCGATGATGCTGGAGGTTGCCGGACGGCTGACCGACCACTGGGACCGCGAGCGGTCGGCGGGGCGGGCGGTGGACGTGCCCGGCGACATGACCAAGCTGACGCTGGAGACCATCGCGCGGACCGGCTTCGGCCATGACTTCGGCTCCTTCGAACGCGACCGGCCGCACCCCTTCGTCAGCGCGATGGTGGGCACGCTCAGCTACGCCCAGCGGCTCAACTCCGTTCCCTTTCCCGCCCTGTTGCGGCGGGCCGCGCAGCGCAACGAGGCCGACATCGCCTATCTCAACCGCACCGTCGACGACCTGGTCCGCGCCCGGCGCGCGGCGAGCGGGGACGGCGACCTGCTGGACCGGATGCTGGAGACGGCCCATCCCGAGACGGGCGAGCGGCTGTCGCCCGAGAACGTGCGCCGGCAGGTCATCACCTTCCTGGTGGCGGGCCACGAGACCACCTCGGGCGCGCTCTCCTTCGCCCTGTACTACCTCGCCCGCCACCCCGAGATCGCGGCCCGCGCCCGCGCCGAGGTCGACCGCGTCTGGGGTGACACCGCGGCGCCCGGTTACGAGCAGGTGGCCAAGCTCCGCTATGTGCGGCGGATCCTGGACGAGTCGCTGCGCCTGTGGCCGACCGCGCCGGCGTACGCCCGGGAGGCGCTGGAGGACACCGTGCTGGCCGGGCGGCACCCGATGCTCCGGGGCGCCTGGACGCTGGTGCTCACGCCGATGCTGCACCGCGATCCCGCCGCGTGGGGCGCCGACGCCGAGCGGTTCGACCCGGACCGCTTCGATCCCAAGGCGGTCCGCTCCCGCCCCGCGCACACCTTCAAGCCGTTCGGCACGGGGGCGCGGGCGTGCATCGGGCGCCAGTTCGCGCTGCACGAGGCGACGCTGGTGCTCGGGCTGCTGCTGCGCCGGTACGCGTTCGTCCCCGACCCCGGCTACCGGCTGCGGGTGACCGAGCGGCTGACGCTGATGCCGGACGGGCTGCGGCTGCACCTGGAGCTGCCCCAGGTCACGGCCGGTGCGACGGCCGCCGTCGAGGAGACCCCGTCAGAGCCGCGTTGCCCAGTGCACGGGGCGCGTGACTGA
- a CDS encoding TetR/AcrR family transcriptional regulator, which yields MAANPGGRTRRRLSTEERREQLLSVGARLFSESPYDDVWIEQVAEIAGVSRGLLYHYFPTKRDFFLAVVERESERMLQMTEAVPGVPAREQLTANLDIFLEYVHTHAHGFRAFHRADAAGDQAVRRVYRRALGAQERQILAALAHDPELGPIAQARPDLRLAVRGWLAFTTAVCLEWLRGSELTREQVRDLCARALLGVIAA from the coding sequence ATGGCCGCGAACCCGGGCGGGCGCACACGCCGCCGACTGAGCACCGAGGAGCGCCGCGAACAGCTGCTCTCGGTGGGGGCGCGGCTGTTCTCCGAGAGCCCGTACGACGACGTCTGGATCGAACAGGTCGCCGAGATCGCCGGGGTCTCCCGCGGACTGCTCTACCACTACTTCCCGACCAAGCGGGACTTCTTCCTCGCGGTCGTCGAGCGGGAGAGTGAGCGGATGCTGCAGATGACGGAGGCGGTGCCGGGGGTGCCGGCCCGCGAGCAGCTCACCGCGAACCTCGACATCTTCCTGGAGTACGTCCACACCCACGCGCACGGCTTCCGCGCCTTCCACCGCGCGGACGCGGCGGGGGACCAGGCCGTGCGACGGGTCTACCGGCGGGCGCTCGGGGCGCAGGAGCGGCAGATCCTGGCGGCACTGGCCCACGACCCGGAACTCGGCCCGATCGCCCAGGCGCGCCCGGACCTCCGGCTCGCCGTCCGTGGCTGGCTGGCCTTCACCACGGCGGTCTGCCTGGAGTGGCTGCGCGGCTCGGAACTGACGCGCGAGCAGGTACGCGACCTGTGCGCCCGGGCGCTGCTGGGCGTCATCGCGGCCTGA
- a CDS encoding BNR repeat-containing protein, translated as MRRRTVLATAILAAVATPGIARAADPGPAVSKKGTTRLDSQAIFFVSYDGLVNNNSFQKNGLLTYKGYQYAVWYTATGNAVVGRRALSASSWSTVTLSHVLKSSDSHNVISMGVSKVDGRLHLNMDSHSDGYFYVKSVAGLVDNPATTAWTSSVFGAVQTSMDGLALTSQFTYPQFVSTPEGRLQLSYRVGISGNGRNAIAEYDGSSWKALGEWSSSTGTYTSSHGSSTARNMYLHGIDYDAGGRLHSFFTWREQNAAVMCNSGGITNHDTGYVYSTDRGRTWRNDAGALVATTGTSDTVAVTDAGLVVDSLNPDHSLMNQESQWTDSTGLPHAIISYVPGRFGQCTTNYVADRTANGRAFHVRKNASGTWTKTEIPVPLNSSQRTKLVLDKYDNAYAVFPFGRIAAASKASGYTDWTLLYDGSDLNAFGEVVIDETRVKYDNVLSFMYQEKSSGTTPSALHVADFALPA; from the coding sequence ATGAGAAGACGCACCGTGCTCGCGACCGCCATACTCGCGGCCGTGGCAACACCGGGCATCGCGCGGGCCGCCGACCCCGGCCCCGCCGTGAGCAAGAAGGGCACCACCCGACTCGACTCCCAGGCGATCTTCTTCGTCTCCTACGACGGTCTGGTGAACAACAACTCGTTCCAGAAGAACGGCCTGTTGACGTACAAGGGCTACCAGTACGCCGTCTGGTACACCGCGACCGGCAACGCCGTGGTCGGCCGGCGGGCACTGAGCGCGAGCAGCTGGTCGACGGTCACGCTGTCCCACGTCCTCAAGAGCAGCGACTCGCACAACGTCATCTCCATGGGCGTCTCCAAGGTCGACGGCCGGCTGCACCTCAACATGGACTCGCACAGCGACGGCTACTTCTACGTGAAGTCCGTCGCCGGGCTGGTGGACAACCCCGCCACCACCGCCTGGACCTCGTCCGTGTTCGGCGCCGTCCAGACGTCCATGGACGGCCTCGCCCTCACCTCGCAGTTCACCTACCCGCAGTTCGTCTCCACCCCCGAGGGCAGGCTCCAGCTCAGCTACCGGGTCGGCATCTCCGGCAACGGCCGCAACGCCATCGCCGAGTACGACGGTTCGAGTTGGAAAGCCCTGGGGGAGTGGTCGAGCTCCACGGGCACGTACACCAGCTCGCACGGCTCCTCCACCGCCCGCAACATGTACCTGCACGGCATCGACTACGACGCGGGCGGCCGGCTGCACTCCTTCTTCACCTGGCGCGAGCAGAACGCGGCGGTGATGTGCAACAGCGGCGGCATCACCAACCACGACACCGGTTACGTCTACTCGACCGACCGCGGCCGCACCTGGCGCAACGACGCGGGCGCACTGGTCGCCACCACCGGCACCTCGGACACCGTCGCCGTCACCGACGCCGGCCTGGTCGTCGACTCCCTCAACCCCGACCACTCCCTGATGAACCAGGAGAGCCAGTGGACGGACTCCACCGGCCTCCCGCACGCGATCATCAGCTACGTCCCCGGCCGCTTCGGCCAGTGCACCACCAACTACGTCGCCGACCGCACCGCCAACGGCCGCGCCTTCCACGTCCGCAAGAACGCGTCGGGCACCTGGACCAAGACCGAGATCCCGGTCCCCCTGAACTCCAGCCAGCGCACCAAGCTGGTCCTGGACAAGTACGACAACGCCTACGCGGTCTTCCCCTTCGGCCGGATCGCCGCCGCGTCGAAGGCCTCCGGGTACACCGACTGGACCCTGCTCTACGACGGCAGCGACCTGAACGCCTTCGGCGAGGTCGTCATCGACGAGACGCGGGTGAAGTACGACAACGTCCTGTCGTTCATGTACCAGGAGAAGTCGAGCGGTACGACCCCCTCGGCACTCCATGTCGCCGACTTCGCACTGCCCGCGTGA
- a CDS encoding phosphotransferase enzyme family protein, translated as MPHAEEQQLTGGNVSAGVVRVGDTVRRPAGPWTPSVHALLTHLHEVGYRAAPRPLGIDERGREVLSFVPGELVWPDRFALVEPAVGLVRVARMIRDFHDAVQDFTPPEDARWQVLMAAEGDDIIAHQDLAPWNLVAGEGGWAFIDWDTAAPGSRLWDVAYAVRGFVPLSAHPDWQTPDAAARLRLFADAYGLDEAERRALVPLLGRRTRAMHDFLRDQNELGNQPWSRLWAEGHGDAWREDAEYVEAREERWLSALLTG; from the coding sequence ATGCCGCACGCAGAGGAACAGCAGTTGACCGGCGGGAACGTCAGTGCCGGTGTGGTCCGTGTCGGCGACACCGTGCGCCGGCCCGCGGGACCCTGGACGCCGTCCGTGCACGCCCTGCTCACGCACCTGCACGAGGTCGGCTACCGGGCCGCGCCACGCCCGCTGGGGATCGACGAGCGTGGCCGCGAGGTGCTGAGCTTCGTACCGGGCGAGCTGGTCTGGCCGGACCGGTTCGCCCTGGTGGAGCCGGCGGTGGGGCTGGTCCGGGTGGCGCGCATGATCCGCGACTTCCACGACGCCGTACAGGACTTCACGCCGCCCGAGGACGCTCGCTGGCAGGTGCTCATGGCCGCCGAGGGCGACGACATCATCGCCCACCAGGACCTGGCGCCCTGGAACCTCGTCGCCGGCGAGGGCGGCTGGGCGTTCATCGACTGGGACACGGCGGCTCCCGGTTCCCGCCTGTGGGACGTCGCCTACGCCGTCCGCGGCTTCGTCCCGCTGTCCGCGCACCCCGACTGGCAGACCCCCGACGCCGCCGCCCGGCTGCGCCTGTTCGCCGACGCCTACGGGCTCGACGAGGCCGAACGGCGAGCCCTGGTACCGCTGTTGGGCCGCCGTACCCGCGCGATGCACGACTTCCTGCGGGACCAGAACGAGCTGGGCAACCAGCCCTGGTCCCGGCTCTGGGCCGAAGGGCACGGCGACGCCTGGCGCGAGGACGCCGAGTACGTCGAGGCCCGCGAGGAGCGGTGGCTGAGCGCCCTGCTGACCGGCTGA
- a CDS encoding DUF2470 domain-containing protein, whose amino-acid sequence MGDSQSWTAAPAAAERVRSVMAAAWSCAITAEGGREEFVGAHTVAEDGQVLVSVPEDSALLASAIFAPRGQPSAVLEFADVAPVPVRDRIRARLWMAGSFTPEGDRLAFRPTRIVLRQSSGAVVVGLDEFAVAAPDPLALAEAHLLTHLADCHPDAVERLTRLVDPGSLHGAVRVQPLAVDRHGLTLRIERARAHGDVRLPFHTPADDVAQFTERMHVLLGQASAAACPRALQRQRTDRDR is encoded by the coding sequence ATGGGTGACAGCCAGAGCTGGACGGCGGCGCCTGCCGCGGCGGAACGGGTCCGCTCGGTGATGGCCGCGGCGTGGTCCTGCGCGATCACCGCGGAGGGCGGCCGCGAGGAGTTCGTCGGCGCGCACACCGTGGCCGAGGACGGCCAGGTGCTGGTGAGCGTGCCCGAGGACAGCGCGCTGCTCGCGAGCGCGATCTTCGCACCCCGTGGGCAGCCGTCCGCCGTGCTGGAGTTCGCCGACGTCGCACCCGTCCCCGTACGCGACCGCATCCGGGCCAGGCTGTGGATGGCGGGGTCCTTCACCCCCGAGGGCGACCGCCTGGCGTTCCGGCCGACCCGGATCGTGCTGCGGCAGTCCTCCGGCGCGGTGGTCGTCGGCCTCGACGAGTTCGCCGTCGCCGCACCCGATCCCCTGGCCCTGGCCGAGGCCCACCTGCTGACCCACCTCGCGGACTGCCACCCCGACGCCGTCGAGCGCCTGACGCGCCTCGTCGACCCCGGCAGCCTGCACGGCGCCGTCCGCGTCCAGCCGCTCGCCGTCGACCGGCACGGACTGACGCTGCGCATCGAACGCGCCCGCGCCCACGGCGACGTACGCCTGCCGTTCCACACGCCCGCCGACGACGTCGCGCAGTTCACCGAGCGCATGCACGTCCTGCTCGGACAGGCGAGTGCGGCCGCCTGCCCCCGAGCCCTACAGCGGCAGCGCACAGACCGCGACCGGTGA
- a CDS encoding alpha/beta fold hydrolase, giving the protein MTATYRQPGVVLTDRRFTVPLDHDDPAGETIELYAREVVASEKADRNLPWLVYLQGGPGFGANRFVGRPSWLGRALKEYRVLLLDQRGTGHSTPANRQTLPLRGGPAEQAAYLTHFRADSIVRDCEAIRPAVTGGATWTVLGQSFGGFCAVNYLSRAPEGLTAALITGGLPSLDAHADDVYRAAYPRVERKVAAHYARYPQDVERARRIADHLLTHDVTLPNGYRLTAEAFQSLGILLGGGEGSHRLHHLLEHAFVRTSHGAELSDAFQEDVQALLSYAGHPLYALVHEACYAQDERPTDWSAERVRGEFPQFDAAKALAGDGPLLFTGESIHPWMFDCDPALRPLRETADLLARRTDWRPLYDPARLAANEVPVAAAVYHDDMYVDTAHALRTARTIRGLRTWVTDEFEHDGVRAGGQRVLDRLLALVRDEA; this is encoded by the coding sequence TTGACCGCCACGTACCGCCAGCCCGGCGTCGTCCTCACCGACCGCCGCTTCACCGTGCCCCTCGACCACGACGACCCGGCCGGGGAGACGATCGAGCTCTACGCCCGTGAGGTCGTCGCGAGCGAGAAGGCGGACCGGAACCTGCCGTGGCTGGTCTACCTCCAGGGCGGCCCGGGCTTCGGCGCCAACCGGTTCGTCGGCAGGCCCTCCTGGCTCGGCCGCGCCCTGAAGGAGTACCGCGTCCTCCTCCTCGACCAGCGCGGCACCGGACACTCCACCCCCGCCAACCGGCAGACCCTGCCGCTGCGCGGCGGCCCCGCGGAACAGGCCGCCTACCTCACCCACTTCCGCGCCGACTCGATCGTCCGCGACTGCGAGGCCATCCGCCCGGCGGTCACCGGCGGCGCCACCTGGACCGTGCTCGGCCAGAGCTTCGGCGGCTTCTGCGCCGTCAACTACCTCTCCCGCGCCCCCGAAGGTCTCACCGCGGCCCTGATCACCGGCGGCCTGCCCTCCCTCGACGCGCACGCCGACGACGTCTACCGCGCCGCCTACCCCCGCGTCGAGCGCAAGGTCGCCGCGCACTACGCGCGCTATCCGCAGGACGTGGAGCGCGCCCGGCGCATCGCCGACCACCTCCTCACCCACGACGTGACCCTGCCCAACGGCTACCGGCTCACCGCCGAGGCCTTCCAGTCCCTCGGCATCCTCCTCGGCGGCGGCGAGGGCAGCCACCGCCTCCACCACCTCCTGGAGCACGCCTTCGTGCGCACCTCGCACGGCGCGGAACTCTCCGACGCCTTCCAGGAGGACGTACAGGCCCTGCTGTCGTACGCCGGTCACCCCCTCTACGCCCTCGTCCACGAGGCGTGCTACGCCCAGGACGAGCGCCCCACCGACTGGTCGGCCGAGCGCGTGCGCGGCGAGTTCCCGCAGTTCGACGCGGCCAAGGCGCTCGCCGGCGACGGCCCGCTGCTGTTCACCGGTGAGTCGATCCACCCCTGGATGTTCGACTGCGACCCGGCGCTGCGGCCCCTTCGGGAGACGGCCGACCTGCTCGCACGGCGCACGGACTGGCGCCCCCTGTACGACCCCGCCCGGCTCGCCGCCAACGAGGTGCCGGTCGCGGCCGCCGTCTACCACGACGACATGTACGTCGACACGGCCCACGCGCTTCGGACGGCCCGCACGATCCGGGGCCTGCGCACCTGGGTGACCGACGAGTTCGAGCACGACGGCGTTCGCGCGGGCGGACAGCGCGTGCTGGACAGGCTCCTCGCCCTCGTCCGCGACGAGGCGTGA
- a CDS encoding DUF5999 family protein, protein MCSHQPPCPTADSPLHHGAVIVSSHPEQGWSLLCNGTIVFDDTGELLPDGRVVDPHRVLDPLAVAA, encoded by the coding sequence ATGTGCAGCCACCAGCCACCGTGCCCCACCGCGGACAGCCCGCTCCATCACGGCGCCGTGATCGTGTCGTCCCACCCGGAACAGGGGTGGAGCCTGCTGTGCAACGGCACGATCGTGTTCGACGACACCGGTGAGCTGCTGCCGGACGGGCGGGTCGTCGACCCGCACCGCGTCCTCGACCCGCTGGCCGTGGCGGCCTGA
- a CDS encoding PIG-L deacetylase family protein — MTEPMITQLQPLPGDWRRALAVVAHPDDLEYGCSAAIAAWTDEGREVAYVLATRGEAGIDTLAPAECGPLREREQRASAALVGVSEVEFLDHRDGVVEYGVALRRDIAAAIRRHRPELVITLNHRDTWGGVAWNTPDHVAVGRATLDAAADAGNRWIFPELTERGLEPWDGVRWVAVAGSASPTHAVDATAGLERAVRSLLEHRTYIEALTDEDPETYARAFLTENAERMAERFGGRPAVAFEVFAR; from the coding sequence ATGACCGAGCCGATGATCACCCAGCTCCAGCCCCTGCCCGGCGACTGGCGGCGCGCGCTCGCCGTCGTGGCACACCCCGACGACCTCGAGTACGGCTGCTCCGCGGCGATCGCCGCCTGGACCGACGAGGGCCGTGAGGTCGCCTATGTGCTGGCGACCCGCGGCGAGGCGGGCATCGACACGCTGGCGCCCGCCGAGTGCGGGCCGCTGCGGGAACGCGAGCAGCGGGCGAGCGCCGCCCTCGTGGGGGTGTCGGAGGTGGAGTTCCTCGACCACCGGGACGGCGTGGTCGAGTACGGCGTCGCACTTCGCCGGGACATCGCCGCCGCGATCCGTCGGCACCGGCCCGAGCTGGTGATCACGCTCAACCACCGGGACACCTGGGGTGGCGTCGCCTGGAACACCCCGGACCACGTGGCGGTCGGGCGGGCCACCCTGGACGCGGCCGCGGACGCCGGCAACCGGTGGATCTTCCCCGAGCTCACCGAGCGGGGACTGGAGCCCTGGGACGGCGTCCGCTGGGTCGCCGTCGCCGGTTCCGCCTCGCCCACGCACGCGGTCGACGCCACGGCCGGTCTGGAGCGGGCGGTGCGCTCACTGCTCGAACACCGCACCTACATCGAGGCGTTGACCGACGAGGACCCGGAGACGTACGCCCGCGCCTTCCTGACGGAGAACGCCGAGCGGATGGCCGAGCGCTTCGGTGGCAGGCCGGCGGTGGCGTTCGAGGTGTTCGCCCGCTAG
- a CDS encoding lactonase family protein — protein MGSGTRAASGGWSRRRFVGALAGLGAVTALPACAPPGNAGSSPASRHAASSASSHRAPAATPSPKTKPSGPRPLFLGTYTSVEGGGKGIGLATYDPQTGRVTGTGTVSGIANPSYLAVHPDAHTLYAVDEQDAGAVTAVRLADREVLGSRSTGGAGPCHLSVHPSGRWLLSANYGSGSVAVHPINGSGGLGERTDLVTHSSPGPGPGQQGPHAHQFITSPDGGHVLAVDLGTDTVYSYRLDERTGTLTEVARAAAKPGAGPRHLTFHPGGRHAYLANEVDDTVTVCAYEPSTGRLTIGEPQSTGSGSGTNYPAQVLVTANGSYAFLANRGANTLARYAIERDGARLRLLGTVPVAGDFPRQIAFSPDGTLLFAANQRSGTVSVFHVDDDSGELRLAGKPFASPVAVCALPL, from the coding sequence ATGGGCAGTGGGACACGAGCGGCGAGCGGCGGCTGGAGCAGGCGCCGCTTCGTCGGCGCGCTCGCCGGGCTCGGCGCGGTGACGGCGCTGCCGGCCTGCGCGCCGCCAGGGAATGCCGGGAGCAGCCCGGCGTCACGGCACGCGGCGTCCTCGGCGTCCTCGCACCGCGCGCCGGCGGCGACCCCGAGCCCGAAGACGAAGCCGTCGGGCCCCCGCCCCCTCTTCCTGGGCACCTACACGAGCGTCGAGGGCGGCGGCAAGGGCATCGGCCTCGCCACCTACGACCCGCAGACCGGCCGCGTCACCGGCACCGGCACGGTGAGCGGGATCGCCAATCCGTCCTACCTCGCCGTGCACCCGGACGCGCACACGCTCTACGCGGTCGACGAGCAGGACGCCGGCGCGGTGACCGCCGTGCGCCTGGCCGACCGCGAGGTCCTGGGCAGCCGGAGCACCGGCGGGGCGGGTCCGTGCCATCTGTCGGTGCATCCGAGCGGCCGCTGGCTGCTGAGCGCCAACTACGGCTCGGGCAGCGTGGCCGTGCACCCCATCAACGGTTCGGGCGGACTCGGCGAGCGCACCGACCTGGTCACGCACTCCAGCCCGGGCCCCGGCCCCGGTCAACAGGGGCCGCACGCCCACCAGTTCATCACCAGCCCCGACGGCGGCCACGTCCTCGCCGTGGACCTGGGCACGGACACGGTGTACAGCTACCGTCTCGACGAACGCACCGGCACGCTCACCGAGGTCGCGCGGGCCGCGGCGAAGCCGGGTGCCGGTCCGCGGCACCTCACCTTCCACCCGGGCGGCCGCCACGCCTACCTGGCCAACGAGGTCGACGACACGGTCACGGTGTGCGCCTACGAGCCGTCCACCGGCCGTCTGACGATCGGCGAGCCGCAGTCGACGGGCTCCGGTTCGGGCACCAACTACCCGGCACAGGTCCTGGTCACCGCGAACGGTTCGTACGCGTTCCTCGCCAACCGCGGCGCCAACACCCTGGCGCGGTACGCGATCGAGCGGGACGGTGCCCGGCTGCGGCTGCTCGGCACGGTTCCGGTGGCCGGTGACTTCCCCCGCCAGATCGCCTTCTCCCCGGACGGCACGCTGCTGTTCGCGGCGAACCAGCGGTCGGGCACCGTCAGCGTCTTCCACGTGGACGACGACAGCGGTGAACTGCGGCTGGCGGGCAAGCCGTTCGCCTCACCGGTCGCGGTCTGTGCGCTGCCGCTGTAG